In Rhipicephalus microplus isolate Deutch F79 chromosome 7, USDA_Rmic, whole genome shotgun sequence, one genomic interval encodes:
- the LOC119180205 gene encoding uncharacterized protein LOC119180205 produces the protein MISFRCPGIRYAEFDGWKVGADPYRPEDTHDPVRRQPRVRPTMSFSSLAPPPPFFPTPGRPSLPWEEWAQTLTVYLLASGAAEFPPARRNAILLHCLGAEGQRVYRTLPAGSNAAAPASAAAPEVQEKPPAAATDEYEAALIALRHQFSTSCNFVVERHRFHRRSQQAGESVHDFVAALRQLVSHCSFASQDDALRDRFVAGVVSNHVSERLLLEGSSLSFESAVRIALQFEQAPEELKEFSASVEPVSVRRRFQYSHSSRKFNFQRKAHFQQNSPSASGSRAPQGPRPAPSARQR, from the exons ATGATATCGTTTCGCTGCCCTGGAATCCGCTACGCCGAATTCGACGGCTGGAAAGTTGGAGCGGATCCTTACAGGCCCGAAGACACCCACGAccctgttcgacggcagccacga GTCCGCCCCACCATGAGTTTCTCCAGCCTTGCTCCGCCGCCGCCGTTCTTCCCGACGCCCGGCCGGCCGTCACTTCCATGGGAGGAGTGGGCGCAGACTTTAACAGTCTACCTTCTAGCGTCTGGAGCAGCTGAGTTCCCACCAGCGCGACGCAATgccattcttctgcattgtttgGGGGCGGAAGGGCAGCGTGTTTACCGGACTTTACCTGCAGGGTCAAATGCCGCAGCACCAGCAAGCGCCGCAGCACCGGAAGTACAAGAGAAGCCTCCCGCGGCCGCTACTGACGAGTACGAGGCTGCACTCATCGCCTTACGGCACCAGTTTTCCACGTCGTGTAACTTCGTCGTCGAGCGTCATCGTTTCCACCGCCGCAGCCAACAAGCAGGCGAGTCCGTTCATGACTTTGTTGCTGCTTTACGGCAGCTCGTTTCGCATTGTTCGTTCGCTTCACAAGATGATGCTCTGCGGGACCGATTTGTTGCCGGCGTTGTTTCCAACCACGTAAGTGAACGGTTGCTGCTCGAGGGTTCCTCCCTTTCGTTCGAGAGCGCAGTGCGGATCGCTCTTCAGTTTGAGCAAGCACCTGAAGAGCTGAAGGAATTTTCTGCTTCGGTCGAGCCTGTTTCTGTACGGCGTCGTTTTCAGTATTCGCATTCTTCGCGAAAATTCAATTTCCAGCGAAAAGCGCATTTTCAGCAAAACTCTCCAAGCGCTAGCGGTTCGCGTGCGCCGCAGGGGCCCCGCCCCGCCCCCTCGGCGAGACAGAGATAG